CTGTGATTCGAAACTCGCTGGCTTCGCTCAATAAAATACTATTTGAATTTTGAGAGCATGAATAAGCATTGAAGAAAGAAAAAAATACAAACATACACACAATACATATTTTTAAGTTTACTGAATTAAGAATACCTATTAGCATCAAACAACCTCCAATAATCTCAAAAGAATTTTTTAGACTAAAGTTTTTTCAGAATTACATTGTACAAAATACATATCATTAAGGTATGGCTGAGTATCAAATTCTCGTACATCTAAATGCACCCAAGTAGTAGCTCCAACAGCGGCTGATTCTAAACCAAATTGGTTATTTAACCATCCAAATTGAGGAATCGAATTTCTTATTTGCTTAGGTGCACCAATACATTCACAAAATATTTTTTCCCTCAAAATATCCATATCTTTAACATCCCTTGTACGAGAACCATTTTTGTTGAAATGTATATCCACAGCTTTTCCCATATGGTTTGTTGTTTTTGTCCTTATAGTTGTTGCATTTGCCCAACATCTATAAGCAGAATATATCTGCTTAACCGAATATTCTCCACCCAATTTCACTGTTAAATAAAATCTAGCTGCACTCACAGCCCAAAGCAGTGATTGATGCATTCCGGGGTATTCATAATGATGAAACATTTCTAGTTCAGGTTCGTTATCTCTATACACCCCTTTATACTGTCCATTTCCAAAACCACCGCATTTTCCACATGAGCACTTATAATCATCAACGTTTTCTCTGTACCTTTCTGAAAACTCATCAATTGCTTCCAATGTGTTCACATCAACGATTCCGGTGGAAGTATCCATCCCCATGTAATCACGTTGGAACTGTTTAACACCTTTTTCGGTTAATTCTGTAAACTCTGTGTTGGGTAAAACACCGCCAAATCCTGTCAATCTGAAGTTTATCTCCAGTACGTCATTACCTGTATCACCCTTCTTATAACTTTTCGCATAATTCACCCGCATCTTCAACCTTCCACCGCTCTCCACTCTCTTTACAAAATTCTTTTTAAACACCTCCATGTCAGTGAAATCGGTCTCACTGTCAAAGATGTGAATATTGCCGCCGGTATTTCTGCTTTCGTTTCCAAGTACACACAAATTGGTTCTGCCCTGATTTTTGGTTTCGGGGTCGTGCTCAAGCCATAAGCGGTACCTGCCCCAACGTTCTACTCCTCCGGGCCATGTTCGGCCAAATGTGCCTCGCCAAAAACCAAGGTCATCTATGCACTGAAGATTATCCCGCTTTAGCCACCAGATACCTTCGGGAATGGGACCTTCATTTACCTTATCCTGCCCTTCAGGCGGCTGCAGATCAGCACTTCCGGTGAACGCTTTGAGCGCGTTAACACTGGTAGTGTCATCAACCTTAAAGGGTACCTCTTTTCCATCCTTATCAAACCACTGCAAAGATGAACCGTTAAAAACAAGGTGCTCTTTTCTTCTCAGGGCAATGGTAAAGGGGTTGCATAACGGTTCAGAATCAACCCCTCCCAGCGCCAACAGTTCAACAGTGTACCCGGCAGTATCTGAAGGAAGTGTAAGTTGAATTCGGTTTCCATTACGCGTGAGATCTGTTGTAACCGAGGAAATCTCTCCATCCTCACTTTTTTCATATCTAAGCTGCCACTTGTAACGGGCTTCGGTCATGCCTGGGCAAGTTTCAGGGCAGTTCGCACTGCTCATTGATCTGGTTTATGTCAAAAACCGATTCGAAACCACCGTTTATATTTAAAGATGCACCATTAAAAAAAGCATCTCTCTTTTCCGCAATGCACTGGAGAAGGGATTGAATATTGGAATGTGCTTACAAAATTACTCTGGGCACTCGAATTTGGTTTTATAAAAAACAATGTGTAACCCATTGTCATTAAAATACAATATGATATTGTGTGTACCTGAAATATCTATTCCATCTCCGTCTATCCTGTACCCAGGATTATGATACTCTTGAAAACCTGCATCTTCAAGTTTTTCTATAACTTCTTTCATACCCATACCCTCAGAAAGGAATGCAGGCATTTGTCTTCTGGCTTCTACTAAACTACCATTATGCCCATCGAACCTGAGAAGAGATGTGTTAAAGGTCATGTATTGAAACTGTCTATCTCTCTCAACTCGTGGTTTACCTAATATTTCAACAACTTCCTCTTTACTCATTCCCGGTTTCAGGCCTGCCGGAGTTTTGGGGAAATCTTTATACAAAATGTATTGTGATTCATAAATTCCACGCTCTTTGAAAACTCCATTTTTATATCTGTATAGGACAAGTGTATCCATGGTACAACCAGGGTTAGATCTTGCAAGTTCATTACATATCAAATTTGAACCACTGACATGAGACTTATCCAAAAACTGATTCCAATGGAGCATATCTATCTGATCATGATTACCAATCAATGAACCACCACTGAATACCGTATCCACTATTGCGCCAATATCTGGAACCAGATCAGCATGCACCCGAAATATAACAGAGAATAGAATAAAATTAGTTTTTACCCTCTTCCACCTTAATATCCTCATCATTTCCTGGCTCCTTTTTTACTTCGCTTAAAGCAAAAATTTGTTTTTGTTCCCATTCTGCTTTTGTTAAAGCAATTTTTTGGTTACTACTATCAAACAACCTCACTACTCCATTTCCTTTATTTATATAATTTTCTTCTTCGTCATAATCATCCCATTCGCTATTATATCTTACTTTATGTATTCTATATTCGCAGCTATCCTCTAAATTGCAGTCTGCACATGTAGTTCTCCGATTGTTACCCATTGGTAGATGTGACTGGGATTGAGAGCCATCGAAATGAATATGGTGATGATGAGCGGGACATTCTTGCACCCGCTCCAAATTTTTGATAATGTAATGACAATTAAACTGGATTTTTCTTATCCCTGCCTCCACAAGCAACCTGCACAGCAAATAAGTCTGGTTGCGGTGATATACATCTGAATAATACCCGACGTGACACATCGAGTTGCTTCCTGAGCGGTTGAGATCTGCTGAATTCCCGTCCTGATGACCGCTGTGTCCACCCATCGCGCCTCCGTTAAATCCCGATATTTCGCCAATGCGAAAAGGTTTTACTGCTTCTGATTTTTCATCGGAGTCTTTAACCGTTCTCACCTCACCGTTTTCAGAAAGCCATTTATCACCAATCTCTTTCATAAGTGTTATCTGTTCAAGTGTTCCCCAGCAATCAGCCATCATCCACTCTGCATCATCATCATCAAATATCTTGTATGGGGTGCACTTCCAACTATTTCCTCTTTGATATTTCTTTCTTTCACCTGAAGATGGATTAAAACGATAATACCCCTCTGAGGGAGGTAGTTGGTAAAAAAGAACCCCATCCGGCTTAAACTTCCGGTTAGGAGTATATGTTGCCTTATACTCGCCATTTTCGGGTACTTCCCATTCCGCGTGCGGCTTATGCCCCGGCCTGTCCCATACCTTGTCTCCAATGTTTTCTATCTTCTCCTTTATCTTATCTGCTGTTTCCTTATCCAGTTCACCGGTAATCCTGTTTTTGTATTCTACATTCTTGCTCCCATCCGGCTGTACAACATAGTGCTCAAACTGAAATGTCTTCAGGGCATTTTCTGTCCCCTCCCCGAAATCACCATCTACAACCATTCCTTTTCCGGTAGTGCTTGAAGGATTACTGATCCAGTAACCAAGACGAAGTAAATCCTGCTGAAGCTCCCTCACATATTCACCATCACTGTCGGTAAGGTTACCTCCAAAAGTCTTATTTGAGTCATTGTCACCTTTTTTAAGCACATACCCCCCGTAGAATTGTGAAGGAGCAGAAAACACCTCCATTAATTTTACCGGGTTATAGTGCCACACATGAGTTGCATCAGGCAGATCAACTCCAGCCTTCTTTGCTTCATGCCACCACACATAAGGCCTGATCCTGTTTACAAGGCCGTAGGATGAGAACCCTTTGTTCTTAAGATTGCTTACAGCTGTCTCTAAATCCTGGATCGCCCATTCAGGTATAAATTTACATATAGCATATCTGAGCTTGTGCGCATTACCATCGGGATTCTCGCTGTAAAACTGGATAAGTTCTTCAATTGTAAGGTTATCGTCTTCAAGCATTTCCTGTGGAAAAAAACTTAGAACTTTTTTACAATCAACATTGTAATCGGTTTCATCATCTTCGATGAGAACCCACTCTTTGTTACCTTCACTATCTTCCGGTGCTGGATTTTCCACAAGGCGGTTCTGAGAAAATATTTCCCAATGAAGAATCTTTCTTCGTGAACTACTCGAACCGAATTCGCTGCTAATCCAGAGTGTATCACCAGCATTTACCGGGATATCGAGTTTAATGACACTACCAGTTTTAAGCTGATCAATTATACTCTCCCTCTCTTCTCTGTTAAAAAGCCATCCGATACTTTCAAAATTTTTGTCACCTTCCCTGAGTTCGACATTCTTTAGATGCATATAAAGAGAGTAAAACTGTTTTTCCTGCCAACTGTGCTTCATAAGAATAAAATTACTGCTCCCGTAGTGCCGAATTGCCAGGTTTTCATCCTCTGGAAGACGTGCTGCTACAATTTTGCCGGGCAAACTGGCATAAACCTCCTTATCCTCATCGGGCATCAGATGTACTCCGCCATGCCAAACTGTATTACCGCCAATTGGATAGTATCCGCCGGGAAAAGTCTCTTCTATATGTTTGTAAATCTTTTCTATAGTTTCCTTGGTAATATCTGTTCCAAAACCAAGATTTAAAGGAAATGAGTATTGGTACATTACTTGTTCTCCGTATTGAGAGATTAGCTAAACAGATGAGAACGGGTTATCTCTTGAGATGTTATATTTGTACTAATAAGAAAATTCAAAATTCTGGCAGCAGAGTTTGATTTTACTCCTGTCGCTTACTTTATCCCTTACCTCTGCCTCAAACTCCAGGTTCATCTCCATATTATCATCCCCACTATCTTTTTCATCATCGGGAAAATCTACTACCCATGATACCATCCCCTCACCCTGCTCATTTCTCCCATGCACCTGCCCAATAACCTTGGGCTCGCCGGAAGCACTATTATACACCGTAAAATCCACCCCAGCTCCATCCGGTACCCCCTCGATAGTTACCATGAGCCGCACTTCATCACCCGGTTTGGCTCTGTCGGGAGATTTCGATCGCTTCGTTTCATCCACATGCTCCCAGCGGGGATTGGAGATAGAGTACTCATGTTTCTTTTCATCGATCAGCTCATCGGTAGCGGCAGGGGCACTGTAATCCTCTTCATGATACACCTCACCGGCAACGCTTTCTTCGCCACCTTTGAAAAAACTGAACCATTTTCGCAGTTTTTCATCATATTCGTACCCAAAGGGTAACCCTACTGCGGTAATGATGTCTCGGTCGATCAGGTTACAAATAAATTCTATTCTACCCCCTGTGTCGTGGTAGAATTTTATGAAGTGGTTCTGCCTGTAGGAGTTGTATTCGACTTGGGATAGTTCCGAACAGATGTCGGTACAGTGGTCAATCAGCTTATATTCGGGGATTGTTTGAAGATAATCAACTACATGTGTCATTGATTCGGGGGTGAGTGGACATTCTCCGTATCCAAAATCACGCCTGTTAACGAAAAAGTATTCACCTTCTCTGTATGCCCCATAAAGAAGGTGTCTGCATGCCCTTGCGGTGCAGCCAATGCATTGAGTATAGGCAAAATATTTTTCTGGATCCGACAGCATTTGATGAACCCCACGTTTTTGGTGCTTAGAGCAAAACAGAGCAGTTTTCCTGTAACTGCCTCTATCTGCCCTAATTCTGAAGCTTACATACAAAATAGGTGAATTGTTGCTGCTATGCAAGAACTACACGCTGAATAAATATCGTGTCGGCAATCTCAGTAGGGGCTCTTTTAGCCTAAAGAGAGACATATAACTCCGGAGATGTTTTGGAAAAAGGACAGATTCAGTGTAAGTAACCCCAGGTTACTATACGATTAAAACCAAAATTACATTTCTATTAGTAGTGTCACTATTTGATCTGCGTGGGAAAACAAACAGGACAATCGTTACAGCAGTTACGTTTAGGAGTTTAGGGGAAGTGTATATACCTATATAAAATAGAAAGTGAAATAACGTAAGAGAATTGCAATTAAAGTAGCTGTTTGTTGCACACAATGGTAATTAACAATGTTGCTGTGAAAATCTGATTCGTTTTTGCTCAATGATGGTAATTCTTAGTTGATTTATTACCTTACATTTATAAAAAAACACCTTCTTTTAATCATCTTTGATCCAAATACTTACCTTTATACTATTATTGATCTTTGGGGTAGAACTGTTCATAGTTGGGTTTCATATTCAGCAAAGAATTCTTCTCTACATATTTGAATAAAAAAAAGTTCTTTTTGCTATACTTACAGAATGTAGTTATATATATTAGAGACAGCTTTACTCAAGACCAAAGATCTCTTTATATATATAGCAAAAATTATAAACCGAGGTCAAACGTGAAAATGATATATAAATACCGGCATTGTAATTTGGGGTTATGCACATGCTTTTGATGGAAAATTGGCTGTGTTCTATACTGAGAGCCAAATAATCACTTGAGCACTGTTTTGTAGTCGTTTTAGTGTAACGAAAACTTAAAGAATACTTTCACCTGGCCCAAATAATTAATAGTAAGTGGAAAAAAATATTCCGCTTCATAGCTCTAAAGTTTATCGTTACCGGAAAAGAACCCTAGTGTCAGATTTTACGAGGTACTTTTACTCTATATTGTGTTCCTTTTTCCCTAATTTTTTACAGGAGGTTTATATGTTACAAAAAAGTATTTTCATGTTGTTGGTTTTGTGCTTTGCGTTGTTTGCACAAGAAATTCCCTCATCAAAACCCTTTACCACAATAATCGAAAATGATGATACAAGGACCTTTAATATTGCTGTTCATCTGCACAGTATCATAGATGAAGAAAGGCGATATCAATACGAAGAAGTGCTAACTCATATGGCACGTGGTATTTGGGAAATGACAAATACGGGTCATAGGATCGGTACAATAAAGATTTTCCAGGGAGTGCAAGAAGATGATGCAGACATCCGTTTCCTGCAAAATGGAGAGCCTTCTGCAACCTTTGCTGGTATTAACTCCGGGACGGGTTATATTTCTGTGGGAGAATCAGATTATTTAGAAACAGCCGAGGGACGCGAAGCACTTGGTTACAAGCTGGCTCGTGAGTTCGCACGTTACACCTATGCAGTAAACTACCAATATGCTTCAACTAATTCAGGGGATAATGAGGAAAATACCACCCCCGCTATGCCTTGGTATGGTGATGTCCCAACCGTACCCAGTATTATGAATGAACCAGAGAACGCCTTAGAAGGTGCCTATCATTGGTTGAATTTTGATACAGATATTAGTTACGTAGATGGTAACGCACATGGACGTGTGTGGAATACAAGTGGTTGGGGACTTCTCCTCCAAAACCCCTTATGGGATGAAGATAGAGGTCAACATGAAGTTCAACCTGAGCGTGTCAGCTTTCGTTCATCATTGGAAGACAAAGCTCCTACAGAAGATTGTACATGGGAGTATGATGGCGAAACCTACTCTTTTATGAGGGTTTTTTTGGATCATGAGGACATACCTGATGTTACCTTCGATTGGGTAGAAGAAGATATTGAGGTTCTTTTAATAATCGACCGGTCAGGAAGTATGGGCTGGCCGGTGTTACCTGATGGGACCACTCCTATGGAAGTAGTTCGGAAAGCGAGTAAGCAATTAGTAAGCCTTTTCCCACGTGAGCGCACTGCTATCGGGGTAACATCATTTGCTGGTGGTGATGGTGCTCATAGAGTAGAACACGCTATTACCCCTATCAGTGAAGATGGCGTAATTGAAGGGATACACGATGCAATAGACAACATTACGGTAGGCGGAACCACAGCAATATATGATGCTGCAATTTTTGGGCTTGATCTGTTAAATGATTATAAGGACGACAACGAAACTCAGGCAATTCGATTTGCTATTCTACTTTCAGATGGCATAGACAATAGATCAGAAAAAACACCAGATTGTGTTATCGAAAACTATAAAAGTTCTCAGGCTCCTCTTTTTACCTATGGCTATGGTTATGATCCCGATTTAGTAGAGCTCGATGAAATGGCCACTAGTACAGGAGGACACTTTTATCCGAATTTGTTTGATGAAGCGGAAGTCAGAGATTCTTATACTGAAGCGATAGGACGTGCTGGTGGAACCGATGATATTCCAACCAGAACTAACGGAACTGAGGATGTTCTAGCCCAAAACTCATTGAATCTTCATACTGAAAACACATTTATGTTTTATGCTGAAAATTTAATGAGTGATGTTGACGTTATCATTGATTACGAAATTGATGACGGGGGGATCAGCTTCATGAGTTCTGAACCACCTACGCTCAATTTTGAGATCAGGGATTCCAATAACGACCTCATCTATCCTGCTCCAACAGTTACGATGATTGGACAATCCGCTCTGCTAAATATCAAATCCGATGCGTTCGCTTCCCACGGAGAGGGATGGTGGACCGTAGAGCTGATCTCCTCGGGAGATGCTCAAATAACCAACTCTACGGTACTTGACCACAGTGCGGTAAAAAAACCGAAACTTACTGTAGAAAACCTAACCGGAACCGTGGTAACCTATCCTGAGCCATTCCTTATTGCGGCATCCGTAAGCTATGGGAAGAGAGTTAAGGAGATGACAATTTCTGCAACCCTCGAAAACCCGGAAGGGGATGTAATTCCAGTTGAACTCAGGGATGACGGTTTATATGGAGATGCCATAGCAAATGATGGAATCTATTCAGCAATTTTTAGTGATTATGACCAGGATGGCATATACATCCTAACCGTTATAGCAAATAACTATAGCGATGGTTCGATGCTGAGCCAAAAAAACGGAACAACCTCAACATCAATACCACAGTTTGGACGTAAACGAACCCTTCGTATTGCAGTGCAGGGTTTTATGGATGATGATCATGGTAATTGCCCTGGAACTGCAACACTAATTGCACTTAATGATTATCCTGTACCTGGAAAAATTGACTATGCAGGGGATGAAGACTTTTTTGAAGTGGTGACTGAAGATGCTGAAGAGGATGTAATTGTTCGTGTTTCAGAGATGAGTCACTCGATGAACGCCGAGTTGACCGTTTTTGATGCTGATGGTAACACCATCGGTTATACGAACATAAACGTAGGTAACACAGTCAATGGCTATCTTGCGTTGAGAGTCGCAGCTTCTGATCTGGGAGAAAGACTTTTTATAAGAGTCAACGATTTGGATGAATATGCGTCAGGTGCAATTTACAGAGTCAGTGCAGGAACCGAAAAACGAGGGGATGAGGTTGTTGGTTCCCCCATTGAGGTCTATATTAAAGATGAGGGATTGCATGAAAATAATATTGTAAAGCCAAGAATGTATCTGAAAAATACGGGTGATGAACCTATCAGTGGTTTTACTGTTTGCTACTATTTTACTGCTGAAGAGGGGAATACACCTGTACTAGCAGATTATTACACTCCTTACAGTAATCTTTCTCTTACACATCTAGGGGGTAATGATTACAGAGTAGATTACAGTTACAGTGTAACTCTTGAGCCCGGCCAGATGTTACCGGATCAAAGTGGAAATGTGATTGGAATTCATTATGATAACTGGGCACCTATGAATAAGTTAAATGACTTTTCTAACCCAGGTTCATCTGAATTCATAAAAACAGATCGTATCGCTGTATTTTCCAATGATGGAGTACTTATTTCCGGAAGTTTTCCCTTGGAATAATTCACGCCTATACAGATTAGTATTTTCGCAGCAGGGATACTTAACAGTATTCCTGTTGCGTTTTAGGTGTACTAATAAATAGTGTTACAAGCTTATAAATTATGTTGAACCATTGTTATATAATTCTTATATACAAACCACTAAGAATGGTAAGTGTTCTTTTTCGCTTCTTGTTTTTTACTCTCAAATTTCACTAAATAGTATATTGATGATTCATAGCCATCTATTTGATTAATAAAGCGGAGTACATTATGACCGGAAATATCCACACAAAAAAATTCACGCAAGGCCTTACACGAATTCGCTTTTGCTCTGTTATAGTGATCTTTTTATTACAATACACTGCCCATTCCACTCAGGAAGTGAACAATGTACAACTGGAATACTTTTTAAGCTATAACCATGTTCATTCTTTGACAGTTATGGGTGATACAATCTGGGGTGGAACAAATGGTGGGGGCCTTGTACGAGTAATTAATCCAGGTAACAGTATGCTACAGATAACTACTGAGCAGGGGCTTGCTGACAATGTGGTGCGGCGTGTTATTTTGGCAGATTCGACTGGCGGTTCTGTTTGGGTGGGCACAGATGATGGGATCAGCTATGTTTCAGGTGACACCGTAAAAACCTTTAAAACCGCTGGCTCATCCTCACTGGGAAGAGTGCGGGATATTGCAATCATCGGTAATCGCGTGGCAGCGGCATCTAATAATGTTGGTGTGGTAAAATACAGAGATGGTCGTTTTGAACAGATACCCTCACAACAGAACTTAAACGCCATGTTTGTTACCTATGGTAGTGACAGTACTCTATGGGCACTAAAACGGGCAGGTATTTATAAAGTTGATGGAGGAGAGTACTTTGAAATAGATGCCCCAAGTGAATTTGATTTCCCCCTTGTCGGTACCATGATAACCGATGCCAATGACCATCTTTGGATCGCATCGGATTGGTTTTCTCCCTATGCAGCACGTTATGATGGAGTTGAATGGGAAATTTTTACGCTTGAAAGTGGAGATATTCCCCTTACGGTACAATGTTTTAGAATTAACCCTTTTACTAATCATCTTGTGGGTGTCGGCTTTGAAGGAGTTATTCAACATGTTGAGGGTCAGTGGGAAACGATCATAGAATTACCTTTTAGAAATACTATTATGATGAGAGATATCGCTTTTTTTGATTCATCGCAGTTTGTGCTGGCTTATGGCTCAATACCTCTTTTTCATACAAAAGATAACAAATACTCATGGCCTCATAAAACCTGGATAGAGAATAATTACTTCGAACTGATCGCCACAGACAGAGATAACAACCTCTGGGCATCACTTGATCTGTCACAATGGGGTGTTCATAAGTACAATGGGGAAGAGTGGTCCTATTACAGCAGAAGTTCACACCGACTTCTTAGCAATAA
This is a stretch of genomic DNA from Chitinispirillales bacterium ANBcel5. It encodes these proteins:
- a CDS encoding peptidoglycan-binding protein, yielding MYQYSFPLNLGFGTDITKETIEKIYKHIEETFPGGYYPIGGNTVWHGGVHLMPDEDKEVYASLPGKIVAARLPEDENLAIRHYGSSNFILMKHSWQEKQFYSLYMHLKNVELREGDKNFESIGWLFNREERESIIDQLKTGSVIKLDIPVNAGDTLWISSEFGSSSSRRKILHWEIFSQNRLVENPAPEDSEGNKEWVLIEDDETDYNVDCKKVLSFFPQEMLEDDNLTIEELIQFYSENPDGNAHKLRYAICKFIPEWAIQDLETAVSNLKNKGFSSYGLVNRIRPYVWWHEAKKAGVDLPDATHVWHYNPVKLMEVFSAPSQFYGGYVLKKGDNDSNKTFGGNLTDSDGEYVRELQQDLLRLGYWISNPSSTTGKGMVVDGDFGEGTENALKTFQFEHYVVQPDGSKNVEYKNRITGELDKETADKIKEKIENIGDKVWDRPGHKPHAEWEVPENGEYKATYTPNRKFKPDGVLFYQLPPSEGYYRFNPSSGERKKYQRGNSWKCTPYKIFDDDDAEWMMADCWGTLEQITLMKEIGDKWLSENGEVRTVKDSDEKSEAVKPFRIGEISGFNGGAMGGHSGHQDGNSADLNRSGSNSMCHVGYYSDVYHRNQTYLLCRLLVEAGIRKIQFNCHYIIKNLERVQECPAHHHHIHFDGSQSQSHLPMGNNRRTTCADCNLEDSCEYRIHKVRYNSEWDDYDEEENYINKGNGVVRLFDSSNQKIALTKAEWEQKQIFALSEVKKEPGNDEDIKVEEGKN
- a CDS encoding VWA domain-containing protein gives rise to the protein MLQKSIFMLLVLCFALFAQEIPSSKPFTTIIENDDTRTFNIAVHLHSIIDEERRYQYEEVLTHMARGIWEMTNTGHRIGTIKIFQGVQEDDADIRFLQNGEPSATFAGINSGTGYISVGESDYLETAEGREALGYKLAREFARYTYAVNYQYASTNSGDNEENTTPAMPWYGDVPTVPSIMNEPENALEGAYHWLNFDTDISYVDGNAHGRVWNTSGWGLLLQNPLWDEDRGQHEVQPERVSFRSSLEDKAPTEDCTWEYDGETYSFMRVFLDHEDIPDVTFDWVEEDIEVLLIIDRSGSMGWPVLPDGTTPMEVVRKASKQLVSLFPRERTAIGVTSFAGGDGAHRVEHAITPISEDGVIEGIHDAIDNITVGGTTAIYDAAIFGLDLLNDYKDDNETQAIRFAILLSDGIDNRSEKTPDCVIENYKSSQAPLFTYGYGYDPDLVELDEMATSTGGHFYPNLFDEAEVRDSYTEAIGRAGGTDDIPTRTNGTEDVLAQNSLNLHTENTFMFYAENLMSDVDVIIDYEIDDGGISFMSSEPPTLNFEIRDSNNDLIYPAPTVTMIGQSALLNIKSDAFASHGEGWWTVELISSGDAQITNSTVLDHSAVKKPKLTVENLTGTVVTYPEPFLIAASVSYGKRVKEMTISATLENPEGDVIPVELRDDGLYGDAIANDGIYSAIFSDYDQDGIYILTVIANNYSDGSMLSQKNGTTSTSIPQFGRKRTLRIAVQGFMDDDHGNCPGTATLIALNDYPVPGKIDYAGDEDFFEVVTEDAEEDVIVRVSEMSHSMNAELTVFDADGNTIGYTNINVGNTVNGYLALRVAASDLGERLFIRVNDLDEYASGAIYRVSAGTEKRGDEVVGSPIEVYIKDEGLHENNIVKPRMYLKNTGDEPISGFTVCYYFTAEEGNTPVLADYYTPYSNLSLTHLGGNDYRVDYSYSVTLEPGQMLPDQSGNVIGIHYDNWAPMNKLNDFSNPGSSEFIKTDRIAVFSNDGVLISGSFPLE